catataaagtttgcaaatccaattggcctctctttccactgatggccgactaggccatcttttgatacatatgcagctagagtcaaaaggtccggggtactggttagttcataatgttgttccacctatagggttgcagatccctttagctccttgggtactttctctagctccttcattgggggccctgtgatccatccaatagccgactctgagcatccacattCTTATTCccatagtgactgtacaagttttcactttCATCAGCAATGGTTGAGCAACTCCCTTattgcacatccttgccagcatgagcagtcACCTGTGTTGTTGATCTTGGACATTCTAATAGTTGTTAGATAGAATCCCAAGGtgggtttcatttcctttttcttgatgtCCAAATATTGCTAAGGGTCATGCAATAGGAATGACCAATGGCTTTAAAACTCAGGGAATATGGTCAGCCCACTGATTATCACAGCCACATGGGTAAGTCTTGGTGTGGCAAGGCCCCAAGTACTTCATGCTACTGTGAAGTTCTGTTCTGCTTACTACCCTCAtatccctcttaatctaagaaggAATTAGCATTAAGAGGTCTAcactccttttcctctctaacttTTTTCTTCCCTAATGGGTGTTAGTTGGTTGGAAGGGATTGGAGTGAAAAAAGTGTTGGAAGATCATAGAACCCAATAAACTATCCCATAACAATGTTTAGGGATAAGGAGATACACAGATTAGCAAGCAGAGATCAGTGTCATAGGATACACTGAACTGATTAAactaaatttagaaaatacaCTTTATTATGGCCAGTGCTATGATCAAGACATGGTGCCATAGTTTGTCAGTTTAGGGTTGGTGCAAGTCTGTGAAAATGTATATGGGAAGTCTCAGTATTAATTTTGTAACTCAGTGTGAATCCATTCCTCAATATGGAACATACAAACTGATGGTtcctattctattatttcaagctctttAAATATAGCTGTTATTAATGATTTCCCACTCCTCCAAAACTGCAAGTGAAGTGTCAAATGTGTTGGATAAATTTctcagtttggggctggagaggtgactcagcagggtagaaccctggccacatttacattggatcagagctTGATTCTGAGAAACCATATTCATAGGCATACATCTGAttgtaaccccagctctagggGTATGACACCTATTCTTCTTAACAGGAGGAAATccctacaaatacatacacacccaacacacataaacaaaaaaatgaatgctaaagTTTTCTTTGTTCACAGGAGTAAGTATCACAGGTCAGTATCACAGTATCACACCGACAGGTATAACCACTCCTGGATTTATCTTGTGGTCTTCACTGCCCTGGTCATTCTCATGCAGCTGAAATGGTTAAGTTCTTCGAtttaatcttctgagaaaataattttgtgactgGCAAGCCACTGACAGACAGAGTGACAACTTTGCCACCTCATTGCTCTATATGTCTTGTCTCCTGTCGGATTGGTAGGTGTTTGTGATGATTGGAAAAACAATTTCACCATAGCCCAGGGTGAAGTCTTTACCAAGGTCTTTCAGGAGAAGATGCCCAGTGTGGATCCTGGATTCCTCCCTGGTCCTCTTAAGGCTTCTGAGCATGACCTGTTTCTACCTCTTTTACTATTTATTCTCGATATGCTCAGCAGATTGTACTGCTCTAGATAGCACAAAGTTATGATGTTCAGTGCTAGACTCTCACCTCAGTAGGGCCCAAGGTAGCAAAGCATATATCTCCTAAATAAAATGGAATGACATacaatatatttactatttatataaatatcaTCCTTGAAAATACTTAATCATAACAATGCATCCTCGTTTGTTCAGGTAGAGAAATATAgagagggattctgttcttgtccgAAGTTTGAAGTATCAACTAAGACGGAGCGAGAGTATCAGTTTGATCAGGACCATTTAACACATTAAACTGTTCAGTGAAAATTGGTTGCATCAGTTTCAGTCCAGCCTGCAGCAGAATACAGTTatatacaggagaacagaggatggtgaataactcacttaccatgtcagtcagattccaaccagaaatcatttcacatcaacaaatgagtatagccttattcttttaaaattacagcagtgagcaccacaccttgttcatacaaaatgttgaaaacatattTAAGGAATAAAGGTCTTAACGGTATTAGTGAAACTGTCTTCTGGATTTGGCATTTTTTAGTGACTCTGGTTTTCAACAGTTgaagagcacagaacaaggatcTTTAGGACctctgaagatcaacagtaaggGAGAGATACTGGGGAAGACTGCAGCCAGAACCTCACTGACAAGCCTTATGAAGAGATGAGAATGCATTAAAAGTGTatgaaagatgatacaaataaaatttagaagataaaagctaacaaatgtgaccaccagcatcaGGATAGTACGGGTTGCTCTGGTCTCAGCTTGGCCTCTGCGGTActgattgggagtgaggatgtgctgcattcgctggcgatgtctatggaggagaagtaccatggagacactggtccagaccatgatgctcatgaatgtggcatcataGGCAAACTGCAAGGAGACAATGCCTACaatgaatccagaagtggaacagaacaagttgcttttagagtcagtgttattgtctgttatctgtggaccagtgaccttaattgaaatgtggatgttacttaagacactgaaaaaccaacaactgtaACAAGAATAACTCACAAAATTTGGGACACTAGCTCTGAGTATAAGTTTACCTCTATTAACAAGAACAAGAGTGACAAACTGATAGatactcaggacacaggtggaacacaagtttgtgcttcttgccaccatgtgactgaagaattctaatttacatttgagttcagttGGAGGAGTTTTTGGAGCAAAAGCtatcatgttgtttggaaatatagtgaggaatagagtcaaggcattggccacagccatgtggcttaaaatcacctgtctgggtctctgtttagaaccagtcaagactggatagaaattatggacaaacagaaagacattggccaaggtcccaaccccaaactggcaaagcaagaggatctgaagagccacttcctcagtggttttcacgGATTTACCATGATCAGACATTGAGAGGGTTTTACAGGACCCTGGATGATTAGGTAGAACACTACTCTTCTCGGGTCTCTGTTTTattgtccacacttaccaattgatttggacaatttcttcacttgataagtGAGACACTATTCTATCACACTACAGGTAAATTGCCTGgaaaacatgcatatataataactcaaattaaattttatactGATTTTATTACTCCGGCCTTGAGATAATTTTTGTATTACAACTACAGATTTATTGGTTCAGTAGCTCAAGAacacaataacacacattttaacacacaATGGTCCTTGCTTATGAATACAAACAAGAAAGAGAGTAGTTTGAACATGTGATTCTACCATCAGAATTCAATACAATTAGGAGAGAGGGGAGGCTTCAATTGGGATGTAACTAAACCATATGCagcataaaaaataattaattgaatttACTTATGTTATAGtaacatgttaaaaataatgtgtatggGAATATCATGTAAGATTACACATATTAATGAAGTTGTGTAATTGAGTTCAGGTGTAGAAAATTAAGTTAttggcttttgagaaaattttataccattcatccacacaagcacacacacacaaatacccacCACATATTTCTAATAACGCCAGCTGTCTTCTGATCACACAGATGAACATAGTCTTACATATGTGTCCTCCATGGAAAAAAGAATCCAACTTGCTAAAACGTTTCATCTATTCATATTTTTCCTAAccttaatttttgttctaaaatgtcAGGTGCTAGAGCCTTAGCTGAGTCACCTGAAGCTTCCCTCCAAAGTTACTAACACAATCACTGTTACACCCTTTGCAAGCTGATGCTTAGTctgcattttacttgtttatatgttttctgtAGGAACATGAGGGCCCCATCCAccagataaaattcaacatctcacATACATGTTACACTGAATGCTGTTTTCTCCTGAGCAATAATCTAGGACAGAGACATTTCTTTGagataaaagcaaaatattaacctaTTTAAGTTTACCTGCAGACTTccaaaagaaataatgtttcatgttgacttcagaagacaattttcactgaagaaaatagaagagaatttTAAGCAGAAGTCTATGGTTGGAAGAATCccaccttctgagcctcagtcaggatgaagatgctcatctgaaggccagctgcagagcacagctcctatagaagcatatttcctagtgcctggattgaggaacttctctgtgtcactctttgcctgagaaagaatGCGATGAAATTCGCCATATTCTCCATGCAATGCTGTGAAGGTAACCCAACAAAGTCCAAGTTTCCAGTCTCATAAAACAATAGGGCACTGGGACATGACATCCTTCAGAGAGTTTATTATTGTGTCATCTGTGGCGTCCGCACATTTGTCTGCATGGTGTCTTTGGGATACCTCCGATGAAGGAAAATCATTTATCCCCAGAGGAAacctccattcctttctgatgcttactgatgatgtctaggagtttgttagatgttaatgagtacctgggcagaagttagggaaggTTTTTCACGTTTCCTTCgggagaatctaagttctgaattgagTTTGTCATCAGATGTGAATTGGGGCGCTCCAGGGTAGAACAAGGGAATCATTATGTGAGTTTCtacagagtactttcctccctactatttCACTTCTGCAAAATTATCCTGACACCAAGTCCTCTCAGAAAACTGGCAATGTATCAGtcagattctgtaatttcccTGGAAGTTGCTTCATTACAACTTTTCCCATGTTTGTCCCAGGACGTTCATAAATGACAAATTTATTGAAACTGGTCTTTCCCACCTGAATCCTGGATTTATT
This Mus musculus strain C57BL/6J chromosome 7, GRCm38.p6 C57BL/6J DNA region includes the following protein-coding sequences:
- the Vmn1r151 gene encoding vomeronasal 1 receptor 151, which codes for MSDHGKSVKTTEEVALQILLLCQFGVGTLANVFLFVHNFYPVLTGSKQRPRQVILSHMAVANALTLFLTIFPNNMIAFAPKTPPTELKCKLEFFSHMVARSTNLCSTCVLSIYQFVTLVLVNRGKLILRASVPNFVSYSCYSCWFFSVLSNIHISIKVTGPQITDNNTDSKSNLFCSTSGFIVGIVSLQFAYDATFMSIMVWTSVSMVLLLHRHRQRMQHILTPNQYRRGQAETRATRTILMLVVTFVSFYLLNFICIIFHTLLMHSHLFIRLVSEVLAAVFPSISPLLLIFRGPKDPCSVLFNC